A genomic segment from Leptolyngbya boryana PCC 6306 encodes:
- the gshB gene encoding glutathione synthase: MKIAFIIDPIDRLDPTHDTSVAFMEAAQQLGHEVWITQANRLSVVQGKAHATLERVTLVPVTLGENRWIAVDQWFQTEAPVFLPLETMDAVFMRTDPPVNTAYLYATYILDYVDPAKTKVINSPSGIRAANEKMYALQFTEAIPETIVTQEKRVILQFLEQQGTAVLKPLGGKAGEGILFLQAGDRNLNSMIEISTQQGTLPIMVQTYLPEAKDGDKRIILLNGEPIGAVNRIPTGNEFRGNMAVGGRSAQTDITDREKAICKMLAPTLQRDGLFFVGIDVIGGYLTEVNVTSPTGIREVDRLNDTQLAVQVIESIQNLESK, translated from the coding sequence GTGAAAATTGCATTTATCATCGATCCGATCGATCGCCTAGACCCAACTCACGACACCAGCGTGGCATTTATGGAAGCTGCCCAGCAACTTGGGCACGAAGTCTGGATCACACAGGCGAATCGGCTCAGTGTCGTTCAAGGCAAAGCCCATGCGACTTTAGAGCGAGTCACACTTGTCCCAGTCACCCTCGGCGAAAATCGATGGATTGCAGTTGACCAGTGGTTTCAAACTGAAGCACCTGTGTTTCTTCCTCTCGAAACCATGGATGCAGTCTTCATGCGCACTGATCCTCCGGTCAATACAGCCTATCTCTACGCAACGTATATTCTCGACTACGTTGATCCTGCCAAAACGAAAGTGATCAACTCACCGTCAGGAATCCGCGCCGCGAATGAAAAAATGTATGCGCTGCAATTCACTGAGGCGATTCCTGAAACGATCGTCACGCAAGAAAAGCGCGTCATCCTGCAATTTTTAGAACAGCAAGGAACTGCCGTTTTAAAGCCGTTAGGCGGAAAAGCGGGCGAAGGAATTTTGTTCTTGCAAGCGGGCGATCGCAATCTCAACTCGATGATTGAAATCAGCACTCAGCAAGGCACATTACCGATCATGGTGCAAACCTATCTGCCCGAAGCCAAAGACGGCGACAAGCGGATTATTCTGCTCAATGGTGAACCGATCGGAGCCGTCAATCGCATCCCGACGGGCAATGAATTTCGAGGCAATATGGCAGTTGGGGGCAGAAGTGCCCAGACCGACATTACCGATCGCGAAAAAGCCATCTGCAAAATGCTAGCTCCCACACTGCAAAGAGATGGACTTTTCTTTGTCGGCATTGATGTGATTGGGGGCTACTTGACCGAAGTGAATGTCACCAGCCCAACCGGAATCCGCGAAGTCGATCGACTTAATGACACCCAGTTAGCGGTACAAGTGATCGAATCGATTCAGAACCTCGAGTCGAAATGA
- a CDS encoding MFS transporter — protein sequence MQFPETFRALESRNYRLFFMGQGLSLIGTWMSQTALIWLVYHLTNSALLLGVVGFAQQIPNFLLSPFAGVLVDRWNRQHTLIATQALSMLQSLLLAVLAFSNAIDLWYIIALSVFQGCVNAVDIPARQSFVVHLVDRPENLGNAIALNSSIFRGARLMGSAIAGLLIAAVGIPACFAIDTVSYAAVIAGLFAMRLRKREMPIPSQDETVPRHIQSTSSLSTSSLIIGGLRVYYC from the coding sequence ATGCAGTTTCCAGAGACGTTTCGCGCGCTCGAATCCCGAAACTACCGCCTGTTTTTCATGGGGCAAGGGCTTTCTCTGATTGGAACTTGGATGAGCCAAACAGCCCTAATTTGGCTGGTTTATCACTTAACGAATTCTGCATTACTTCTGGGAGTGGTCGGATTCGCGCAGCAAATTCCGAATTTCCTTTTGAGTCCGTTTGCAGGCGTTTTAGTTGATCGTTGGAACCGTCAACACACGTTGATTGCGACTCAGGCTCTGTCCATGCTGCAATCTTTGCTGTTAGCTGTTTTAGCGTTTAGCAACGCGATCGATCTCTGGTATATCATTGCGCTCAGTGTGTTTCAAGGCTGCGTCAATGCGGTCGATATTCCTGCGCGCCAGTCGTTTGTCGTGCATTTAGTTGATCGACCAGAAAATTTAGGAAATGCGATCGCGCTCAATTCTTCGATTTTTCGTGGAGCACGATTGATGGGTTCTGCGATCGCAGGATTATTAATCGCAGCAGTGGGCATTCCCGCCTGTTTTGCGATTGATACGGTTAGCTATGCTGCTGTGATTGCAGGGCTGTTTGCCATGCGGTTGCGAAAGCGTGAAATGCCAATCCCTTCACAAGATGAAACCGTGCCTCGGCATATACAATCAACCTCATCCCTATCAACCTCATCCCTAATCATTGGAGGATTGCGTGTCTATTACTGCTAG
- a CDS encoding 2OG-Fe(II) oxygenase codes for MSFDQPAQFLQIDHFLANEDRLNLLEYVLDREADFVPTSTATGDLDYRKSWILYHFEAYENWMIQKITPLLPRLFHAWNIEPFAISQIEIQLTAHNDGHYYKIHNDNGSPDAATRTMSYVYYFNREPTNFSGGALRLYDMRIENGHYVQAETYRDIQPVNNRIVFFPSHCLHEVLPISCRSRNFADSRFTLNGWVRREATEYV; via the coding sequence ATGTCTTTTGACCAACCCGCTCAATTTCTCCAAATCGATCACTTCCTCGCCAATGAGGATCGTCTGAATCTCTTGGAATATGTACTCGATCGCGAAGCTGATTTTGTCCCAACCAGCACTGCAACTGGCGACCTCGACTATCGCAAATCCTGGATTCTCTATCACTTTGAAGCGTACGAAAACTGGATGATTCAGAAAATCACACCGCTCCTGCCGCGTCTGTTCCATGCCTGGAATATCGAACCCTTTGCCATCTCACAAATTGAGATTCAACTCACCGCTCACAACGACGGTCACTATTACAAAATCCATAACGATAACGGTAGCCCAGATGCAGCAACTCGAACCATGTCGTATGTCTATTATTTCAACCGAGAACCGACAAACTTCTCAGGCGGAGCATTACGGCTTTACGACATGCGAATCGAAAATGGACACTACGTTCAAGCAGAGACTTACCGAGACATCCAGCCCGTGAATAATCGGATTGTGTTCTTTCCTAGCCATTGCCTGCATGAAGTCTTACCGATTTCTTGTCGATCGCGCAATTTTGCCGACAGCCGTTTTACACTAAATGGCTGGGTTCGTCGCGAAGCGACCGAGTATGTCTAA
- a CDS encoding CHASE2 domain-containing protein, whose product MIKEFAPWQEIWNRVKTTLRQTARVWIPASAIAGSVIGLRTTGIIQPWELSYVDSFFQARPAEPVDDRIVIVGIREAELQQHGWPLSDRTLAGLLTKIESAKPRAIGLDIYRDHTVREGNAELERAFQTMPNLIGIQKMPDPESPGVAASPTLKKLGQVGFNNVIFDPDRKIRRAVLYWFENRQKFRSFSMMLALRYLENQGIREEGAPHDAKILKLGQAIFPRFQQNDGVYVNADDGGYQIIANFRGGAGHFRTVMMQDVLDGKVPAEQLRDRIVLIGSLAPSLKDFSATPFSGGFTRTPIEVAGVEIQANFISEILNVALGQRRLLKSWSEPVEYIWIWTWALIGTSVCWRLRSPQRSFLAVVLLGGGLTGICYGLFLAGWIVPFVPAAITLVTSATVVIAAIAHSQEELKRSKEFLSRVINSIPDPVFVKDAEHRWVVLNEAYSKLLGKPLEELIEKSDYEIFPEHEADVFHQQDELVFRYKNELEHEEEFTSTNGVTYHIATKRSLHKDAAGNLFLVGVIRDITQRKTIEEELRRTTEELYQSNVELRLSQDRLNYIANHDALTGLPNRILLYERIKQAIEMTKASNQITALLFLDLDGFKQINDTLGHAIGDLLLQAVARRLSGCLRTSDTVARLGGDEFVVLLPAIPDILTVTQIARKILSRLSQAFAISGQTLLVTTSIGIAIFPEHADDLELLIEKADEAMYHAKRSGKNQFSIADRIPVENHD is encoded by the coding sequence ATGATCAAAGAATTTGCGCCGTGGCAAGAAATTTGGAACAGAGTCAAGACAACGCTGCGCCAAACTGCCAGAGTCTGGATTCCAGCTTCTGCAATCGCAGGCAGTGTGATTGGGCTGCGAACGACCGGAATCATACAGCCTTGGGAATTAAGCTATGTTGATAGTTTCTTTCAGGCACGTCCGGCAGAGCCAGTCGACGATCGCATTGTGATTGTCGGCATTCGAGAAGCGGAATTACAACAGCATGGATGGCCGTTGAGCGATCGCACTTTGGCAGGATTACTGACCAAAATTGAAAGTGCTAAACCTCGCGCGATCGGGCTGGATATTTACCGCGATCACACCGTCAGAGAAGGCAATGCTGAACTCGAAAGAGCCTTTCAAACCATGCCGAATCTAATCGGCATTCAGAAAATGCCCGATCCTGAAAGTCCAGGTGTTGCAGCTTCTCCAACGCTCAAGAAGCTGGGACAAGTTGGATTTAACAATGTGATCTTCGATCCTGATCGCAAGATTCGACGGGCAGTCCTATATTGGTTTGAAAATCGTCAGAAATTTCGGAGTTTCTCGATGATGTTAGCGCTGCGCTATCTCGAAAACCAAGGCATTCGCGAAGAGGGAGCGCCTCATGATGCCAAAATTCTAAAGCTTGGACAAGCGATATTTCCCCGATTTCAACAGAATGATGGGGTTTATGTGAATGCAGATGATGGGGGATATCAGATCATCGCCAATTTTCGAGGTGGGGCAGGACATTTCCGAACGGTGATGATGCAAGATGTCTTGGATGGAAAAGTGCCAGCCGAGCAGTTGCGCGATCGCATTGTTTTGATTGGCTCGCTCGCACCGAGCTTAAAAGATTTTTCAGCCACACCCTTTAGTGGAGGTTTCACTCGTACGCCTATCGAAGTGGCAGGGGTGGAAATTCAGGCAAATTTTATTAGCGAAATTTTGAACGTGGCACTCGGGCAGCGCAGGCTTTTGAAAAGTTGGAGTGAGCCTGTCGAATACATCTGGATTTGGACATGGGCGCTAATTGGCACTAGTGTTTGTTGGCGACTGCGTTCTCCTCAGCGCAGTTTTCTGGCAGTCGTTTTGCTAGGTGGGGGACTTACCGGAATTTGCTACGGATTATTTCTGGCAGGGTGGATTGTGCCCTTTGTGCCCGCAGCGATTACTTTAGTCACTTCAGCCACGGTTGTGATTGCTGCGATCGCGCATTCCCAAGAAGAGTTAAAGCGATCGAAAGAGTTTCTTTCGCGTGTGATTAATTCCATTCCTGATCCGGTATTTGTCAAAGATGCTGAGCATCGGTGGGTAGTTCTGAATGAAGCGTATTCTAAATTACTTGGAAAACCGCTCGAAGAATTAATCGAGAAATCGGATTACGAAATTTTTCCAGAACATGAAGCAGATGTGTTTCACCAGCAGGATGAATTAGTGTTCAGATACAAGAATGAATTAGAACACGAAGAAGAATTTACAAGCACGAATGGTGTGACTTACCACATTGCAACAAAGCGATCGCTACACAAAGATGCGGCAGGGAATCTATTTTTAGTCGGTGTCATTCGCGACATCACACAACGGAAAACGATTGAAGAAGAATTGAGACGAACAACCGAAGAGTTATATCAGTCAAATGTGGAACTACGCTTATCGCAAGACAGATTGAACTATATTGCCAATCATGATGCGTTAACTGGATTACCGAATCGGATCTTGTTGTACGAACGGATCAAACAAGCGATCGAGATGACGAAGGCAAGTAATCAAATTACCGCTTTACTGTTTCTCGATTTAGACGGATTTAAACAGATTAATGACACATTAGGACATGCAATTGGTGATTTGCTGTTACAGGCAGTTGCCAGACGGCTCAGCGGTTGTTTAAGAACGAGTGATACAGTCGCGCGTTTAGGCGGGGATGAATTTGTTGTGCTGCTACCCGCAATTCCAGACATTCTGACCGTGACGCAGATCGCTAGAAAGATTTTAAGCCGTTTATCACAAGCATTTGCCATTTCGGGACAGACCTTATTGGTGACGACGAGCATTGGGATTGCGATCTTTCCAGAACATGCAGATGATTTGGAACTACTCATCGAGAAGGCAGATGAAGCCATGTATCACGCTAAACGATCGGGTAAAAATCAATTTTCGATCGCCGATCGTATTCCCGTCGAAAACCATGACTAA
- a CDS encoding adenylate/guanylate cyclase domain-containing protein, with protein sequence MSTPRSSTHRLTLLYIVSLGTVAFLALLGQAIVQSMLSQQKQNATVVEIASRQRMLSWQLREATLALQIDSTQSNATQIQEIENILQEWEVADQKVQSAIREAMSFSRSGNEIRNQADALVPSHRRIRQAVEALMQLESGRKRPAQTLYYLKEIRESGKEFSERINQLLLSYNQQAQEGIAQLRAVELSLFGLLMLILLLEGILVFRPAVDQLQKALNDLEASLSMTQETAQQLAAEQAQSERLLLNILPSPIAQRLKETPDEIQPHIADGFGDVTVLFADIVGFTSLSARTSPQELVGLLNQIFSRFDRLAEQHGLEKIKTIGDAYMVVGGLPHPSDDHAIAVADMAIDMQKAINQFNLETGEAFSIRIGMNTGAVVAGVIGLRKFIYDLWGDTVNIASRMESHGVAGGIQVTEATYLRLVETHHFEPRGVIEVKGRGEMMTYWLKNRKEVSAATSEASVL encoded by the coding sequence ATGTCAACTCCCCGATCTTCGACCCATCGCTTGACTTTACTTTATATCGTTTCTCTCGGTACAGTGGCATTCCTAGCGCTTTTAGGTCAAGCGATCGTCCAATCGATGCTGTCTCAACAAAAGCAAAATGCAACAGTCGTCGAGATTGCAAGCCGACAGAGAATGCTAAGTTGGCAGTTACGAGAAGCGACTTTGGCACTACAAATTGATTCGACTCAAAGTAATGCGACACAGATTCAAGAGATTGAAAACATTCTCCAAGAGTGGGAGGTTGCCGATCAAAAAGTTCAAAGTGCAATTCGGGAAGCCATGAGTTTTAGCAGGTCTGGCAATGAGATTCGCAATCAAGCGGATGCCCTTGTCCCCTCGCATCGTCGGATTCGGCAAGCAGTTGAAGCGTTGATGCAACTGGAATCGGGTCGGAAGCGACCTGCTCAAACTTTATACTATCTGAAGGAAATTCGAGAAAGTGGGAAAGAATTTTCTGAGCGGATTAATCAGTTGCTGTTGTCTTACAACCAGCAGGCACAAGAAGGAATTGCACAACTCCGAGCGGTAGAACTGAGTCTGTTCGGATTGCTGATGCTGATCTTGCTATTAGAAGGAATTTTGGTGTTTCGTCCTGCGGTTGATCAGTTGCAGAAGGCACTCAATGATCTGGAAGCTTCCCTGTCGATGACGCAAGAGACCGCTCAACAGCTGGCAGCAGAACAAGCCCAGTCCGAACGTCTCCTGTTGAATATTTTGCCAAGCCCGATCGCGCAACGGCTCAAAGAAACGCCCGATGAGATTCAGCCGCATATTGCCGATGGCTTTGGAGATGTAACAGTTCTATTTGCGGATATTGTTGGCTTTACCAGTTTGTCGGCTCGAACCTCGCCCCAGGAGTTGGTGGGGTTATTGAATCAAATTTTTTCGCGCTTTGATCGCTTAGCAGAACAGCATGGATTAGAGAAAATTAAAACGATCGGTGATGCGTATATGGTCGTGGGCGGATTACCACATCCGAGTGACGATCATGCGATCGCAGTCGCGGACATGGCAATTGACATGCAAAAGGCGATTAATCAATTCAATTTAGAGACGGGAGAAGCCTTTAGCATTCGGATTGGGATGAATACGGGTGCAGTCGTTGCGGGCGTGATTGGGTTGCGGAAATTTATTTATGACCTGTGGGGCGATACCGTGAATATTGCAAGTCGTATGGAGTCTCACGGAGTTGCAGGTGGGATTCAAGTCACAGAAGCAACTTATCTGCGGCTAGTAGAGACACATCATTTTGAGCCACGAGGAGTGATTGAGGTAAAAGGGCGCGGGGAAATGATGACCTATTGGTTAAAGAACAGAAAGGAAGTTTCCGCTGCAACATCAGAAGCCAGTGTTTTATGA
- a CDS encoding MDR family MFS transporter, with protein sequence MSITASDRDQVSLKTWIGVFGTVLGAFMAVLDIQITNSSLRDIQAALGATLEEGSWISTSYLVAEIVVIPLTGWLSQIFSVRRYLLVNASLFILFSILCAFAWNLPSMIVFRALQGFTGGVLIPMAFTVLLTTLPPSKQPTGMALFGITATFAPSIGPTFGGWLTENFSWHYVFYINLIPGVLLLTAVWYAIDSRPMQLDRLRDGDWGGVIAMAIGLGSFQVVLEEGSRKDWFSSDLIVRLAVIAVIFLSIFFWIELTRRQPFIDLRLIKERNFGLASVINVALGLGLYGSVYILPLYLGQIQGYNALQIGEVLMWVGFPQLLVIPFVPRLMKIVDVRLLIGVGVSLFAVSCFMNSTFTNLTGMDQLRTALLVRAAGQPLIMVPLSTVATAGLAPNQAGSASGLFNMMRNLGGSIGIAAIATLLTQRQQFHSNRLGESISNFNPATQERLNQLTQYFVSRGSDLASAQNQALAAIDNVVRREAYIQAFNDCFYFIGFALLVSGIAVLFFKKVKAEGVSAGH encoded by the coding sequence GTGTCTATTACTGCTAGCGATCGAGATCAGGTTTCATTGAAAACGTGGATCGGGGTATTTGGCACGGTCTTGGGTGCATTTATGGCAGTGTTGGATATTCAAATTACGAATTCGTCGTTAAGAGATATCCAAGCTGCACTTGGAGCGACTTTAGAAGAAGGATCTTGGATTTCGACTTCTTATTTAGTTGCGGAAATTGTTGTAATTCCGCTGACAGGTTGGCTATCGCAGATTTTCTCAGTTCGTCGCTATCTCCTTGTCAATGCTTCTCTGTTCATTCTTTTCTCGATCCTGTGTGCATTTGCTTGGAATTTACCCTCGATGATTGTGTTTCGAGCACTTCAGGGGTTCACGGGTGGTGTGCTGATTCCAATGGCATTTACCGTGCTGCTGACGACTTTACCACCGTCGAAACAACCGACTGGGATGGCATTGTTTGGTATTACAGCAACCTTTGCACCATCGATCGGGCCAACCTTCGGAGGTTGGTTAACTGAAAACTTTAGCTGGCACTATGTTTTTTATATCAATCTGATTCCAGGCGTGTTATTGCTCACAGCCGTTTGGTATGCGATCGATTCCCGCCCGATGCAGCTCGATCGCTTAAGGGATGGCGATTGGGGTGGCGTGATTGCGATGGCGATCGGGCTTGGATCTTTTCAAGTCGTGCTTGAAGAAGGCAGTCGAAAAGATTGGTTTAGCTCTGATTTGATCGTTCGATTAGCCGTGATTGCTGTAATCTTCTTGAGTATTTTCTTCTGGATTGAACTGACTCGGAGGCAACCTTTTATCGATCTCAGATTGATCAAAGAACGCAATTTTGGACTAGCCAGTGTCATTAACGTTGCACTTGGGTTAGGACTGTACGGCTCAGTTTATATTTTGCCGCTTTACTTAGGACAGATTCAGGGATACAACGCGCTACAAATCGGTGAAGTGCTGATGTGGGTTGGATTTCCTCAATTACTGGTGATTCCGTTTGTTCCCCGGTTGATGAAAATCGTGGATGTGCGGCTCTTGATTGGAGTTGGGGTGAGTCTGTTTGCTGTCAGTTGTTTTATGAATTCGACTTTTACGAATTTGACCGGGATGGATCAATTGCGAACTGCTTTACTGGTTCGGGCGGCAGGGCAGCCTTTGATTATGGTTCCACTTTCGACAGTCGCGACAGCGGGCTTAGCGCCTAATCAAGCGGGATCAGCGTCTGGATTGTTTAATATGATGCGAAATTTGGGTGGGTCGATTGGTATTGCCGCGATCGCGACGCTCCTCACTCAGCGCCAGCAATTTCACTCCAACCGTTTAGGAGAAAGTATTTCTAATTTCAATCCTGCCACTCAAGAGCGATTGAATCAGCTGACACAATATTTTGTCAGTCGAGGTTCGGATTTAGCCTCCGCTCAAAATCAGGCATTAGCCGCGATCGATAATGTTGTGCGTCGTGAAGCCTATATTCAAGCGTTCAATGATTGCTTTTACTTCATCGGGTTCGCATTGCTCGTTAGCGGTATTGCAGTGCTATTTTTCAAAAAGGTGAAAGCCGAAGGCGTGAGCGCTGGACATTAG
- the grxC gene encoding glutaredoxin 3 has product MTPHVEIYTWSTCPFCIRAKALLDRKGVQYTEYCLDGDEPGRAKMAERSNGRRSVPQIFINDQHIGGCDDIHALDRSGKLDPLLAA; this is encoded by the coding sequence ATGACTCCTCACGTTGAAATCTACACCTGGAGTACCTGTCCCTTCTGTATTCGGGCAAAAGCGTTACTCGATCGCAAAGGTGTGCAGTACACCGAATATTGTCTCGATGGCGACGAACCCGGACGGGCAAAAATGGCAGAACGCTCAAACGGTCGCCGCTCTGTCCCACAGATTTTTATCAACGATCAGCACATCGGAGGGTGTGACGACATTCACGCCTTGGATCGATCCGGCAAACTCGATCCGCTGCTTGCTGCCTAG